One segment of Tenrec ecaudatus isolate mTenEca1 chromosome 1, mTenEca1.hap1, whole genome shotgun sequence DNA contains the following:
- the NFILZ gene encoding NFIL3 like protein, with amino-acid sequence MDAGLLGLTGVPQGSKSLRTIRARSPAMRRQREFMPEEKKDSIYWEKRRKNNEAAKRSREKRRLNDAAMEGRLEALLEENALLRAELRALKLRFGLLPTVGGPRALPLQALLWEPPWTREPPPRSHECLLRPCSLDGGVPGCRGCLAAHRWTGLATSPRPPPEPTPQPPKRIDLALPATLLSYHLLDEPAGPRPEFRPCWGLWAPVPTGCQGSEPSDMLLAPAADPVGLPPGVACPSREGVGQPSLPHKLRVKSQALARVPRGWEGSRGPL; translated from the coding sequence ATGGACGCGGGTCTCCTGGGCCTGACCGGCGTCCCCCAGGGGAGTAAGAGCTTGCGGACTATCCGGGCCAGGAGCCCTGCCATGCGGCGGCAGCGGGAGTTCATGCCGGAAGAGAAGAAGGACTCCATTTACTGGGAAAAGCGGCGCAAGAACAACGAGGCGGCTAAACGGTCCCGGGAGAAAAGGCGTCTCAACGACGCAGCCATGGAGGGCCGGCTGGAGGCCCTGCTGGAGGAGAACGCCCTGCTCAGGGCCGAGCTGCGGGCGCTGAAGCTTCGTTTTGGCCTCCTGCCCACTGTTGGGGGCCCCCGGGCCCTGCCCCTGCAAGCCCTGTTGTGGGAGCCCCCCTGGACCAGGGAGCCCCCACCTCGCTCCCATGAATGCCTTTTGAGGCCGTGTTCCCTGGATGGGGGTGTTCCAGGATGTCGGGGCTGCCTGGCAGCTCACAGGTGGACAGGTCTGGCCACTTCCCCCAGGCCTCCCCCGGAACCCACACCCCAACCCCCTAAGAGGATTgacctggccctcccagccaccctCCTCAGCTATCACCTCTTGGATGAGCCAGCAGGGCCCAGGCCGGAGTTCAGGCCCTGCTGGGGGCTGTGGGCACCTGTGCCCACTGGGTGCCAGGGGTCTGAACCCTCAGATATGCTGCTGGCTCCTGCTGCTGACCCCGTGGGGCTGCCCCCTGGTGTGGCCTGCCCTAGCCGGGAGGGTGTGGGTCAGCCCTCTCTGCCCCATAAACTGCGGGTCAAGTCTCAAGCCTTAGCCAGGGTGCCTCGAGGCTGGGAAGGTAGCCGGGGTCCCCTCTGA